One window of the Salvelinus fontinalis isolate EN_2023a chromosome 2, ASM2944872v1, whole genome shotgun sequence genome contains the following:
- the LOC129814065 gene encoding membrane-associated transporter protein-like: protein MELSSDGWYHSYALLVCNHLDKNVRFIHKALVQDRSLKKTWAIIIVMFGVVLFDYAANFIDGPVKAYVFDVCSYIDKERGLHYHTLLTVRPTGPQPQSTCNDASPGPPHPASSPAGSSETSHADS from the exons ATGGAATTGTCTTCCGACGGGTGGTATCACTCCTACGCATTGCTGGTCTGTAACCACCTTGATAAGAATGTTCGCTTCATCCATAAAG CGTTAGTACAGGATAGGTCACTGAAGAAGACATGGGCCATCATCATAGTTATGTTTGGAGTGGTGCTATTTGACTATGCAGCAAACTTCATCGATGGGCCAGTCAAGGCCTATGTCTTTGATGTCTGCTCTTACATAGACAAAGAAAGAGGACTGCACTACCACACCCTTCTCACTG tacgtccaactggcccaCAACCGCAGAGCACGTGTAacgacgccagcccaggacctccacatccggcttcttcacctgcgggatcgtctgagaccagccacgcggacagctga